The sequence AGCAGCTGGAAAGTGATTTATCAGTGTGACAGGGAGGCGCACACCCTgctgagaaaatgaagaaaccCCCATGCATGAAATTACTGTTGTTGTAATTTAGTGAGAAAATGTCACCCATTTCCACAAGCAGCAGTGACTTTTGTCAGCCTTTTTTCCACATGCTGTTTACACACTGCTGTGCTTTGCAATTCATGTAGTCGCTTAGATTTTAGCATTGTGAGGCAGTCTGCCAGTAGGTAATTatgatttttgtaaattactCTCGTTCTGACATTTAGGTTGCCAAAGATGTCGAGATGATTTGTTGAACTGAATCGGGGCccacatttaaatgcatgtggTTTTACTTTCACAAAAATACATCACTAAATGTGACTACTCTCTGCTGTCTTGCCATCGCTTTTTTATGTTTAGGgtatcttttttctttaactatatttctccctcccccaccccagAGCCATCCAGTAATTTTGACATGGGCGACACAAGCAGCTTTGATGAtggactgaggaggaggaatgtCCCTTCCTTTGAGGCACCAAGACCAAGAACATCagatgaggaagatgaggaggaggaagtggagttCAAGCTTGctgagaagaaggaggaaaagcCGTGGTTCTCCTTGAACAAATGCATTGTGGGTGCTCTGATCCTGCTCTTCTTAGgttccctcttcctctcaggtGAGTTCCTCTAACTCTTAGCTAAACCCACCatctttcttctgcttttcatGGCCAGTACAGGACGATTAAAACCACTTTTATAGTAAGTATAATTTTAGAAATATCTTAATTTTGTGCTTACTGCTCATTAtctttaaaatgacagacagttttaagatttattgtaaaaattgtccaaaaaattattttattatacatttgCTTATTTGTCCAGGCCAGTATTTAGAAATTACATAAGCACTTTTATTCGCAGTTGTCAGCAGTAGACAGATGTCTGTTTTTAGGTCTTGTTGACTAAGCTGTACTGTGTCAACAGGTTTTCTCTCTGACCTGGATGACGGTAGGTCCAGTAATAAAGATAAGACATCAGTGTAAGCTTCTGCACTAGCTGGCTAATGCTCAATAGCTTGTCCAAGCACTTATCTGGCCTGACACTTCATGCAGTGGCAGCAGAAAATGGCAAATAACACGCACTCTGAATTATACAATAACACTCTTCAACACTGTTTTGAAGGACTCACACATGTCGAGTGTGTTTAAGTTGAGGGCAGTCGGCTTGGTTAGGGGCGATATGTCATACTTTTTCAATGGAGTTTTAAAACTTTTGTCTAAAAACTGAGCTTATGGAATGCACTTCACAGCAAAAGCATCTCATGCTGTTGTAAGACAGCTTGGcatctgtgtgtcagtgaaatTGCCTGTTGTAAGACTTGTGTGAAacgtgttttattttcttctctgacaGGCGACTTTGACGGCTCCGAGATGAGTGATGGAGAACAAAGCAGGGTCTGTTCCTACCATCTCTTCTTTGCTTCACTTACTCAGTCTCTTATATGTTGACTAGTATGAGTTTAAACAGTCGTATTTAAACAGAACCTGAGTCTTAAAACTTAAAAGACTAAATGCTAAAGATaggattatttaaaaatgtgtgttttattcattttccaaCCATTTTCAATTCAGGACTGGCTTAGCAGTGATCCACAGGATATGAAAGCGCTATTGGATAAACTGACACAGGAAAACCAACAAATCGCCCAGCTAGAGGCCCAACTACAGGTCAGTATACAAGTTTGCTGAAGCTAATGATGCTCTTTTGCAATACGTAGACAGCGTGTTTTCAATGAATATTTTTTGCTTGAAGTCCAAGTTGTGCAGAACCATTGGCTTTGACAACGGCagctttttctttactttgtagTCTCAGAAAGAAGAACTCGACTCAGCTCTGAAGGCAGTAGCAGCGAGCGGTGATGAAAAGGGTAAAGCGAgtctggaaaaagaaaacacaaagctgaaagaCGAGCTGTCATCTCTGCCCGAGCTGAAGAAAGAGTTGGAGATTCTGAGAGCCAGGGTGACCGAACTCAGCCAGCTCACAGGTGAAATGAGGCAACCATGAAGTGAATCTGTTCATTTAGTACTGAATGAAATCAGTGCTGTTGCATGTTGATATTTACTGAAACGATGAAGCATATAGATTGGTATGGAGATATAAAAATTGATTCCTAAGAGTGCTAAACCTTTCTTATATAATTAACTACCAACCCCATTTTAAGTCTGATAACTTGATtccttcacagctgatcaggaAATGCCCCCAGCTGCCTCAAGCTCGGCAACTCAACCTAGTGACAAAGACGCTCAGAGTACCCAAAAAGCAGCTGGacctgagaggaggaaggacaCTAATGAGGGAGAAAGGGTGAAGGAAGAACTTCAGAGGCAGAAGTCCCTTTTGgaggaaagcagaaagagaCTGCAAGGGATGAAAAAAGATGGAGGCGACAGGAAACGAGTGAGGGATAGTTTGGAGGCGATCCAGAGGAAGCTCTCCGAACAGGTCGAGAGGTGGGGTGAGAAGAAGAAACGAGAGTCCAAATGGAAAGGGAACAAAGGCAAAGGCGTTGAGCGGGACCActggaagaaagaagaaaagaaagagcggagagaagagaaagactgGAAGCATAGCAAAGACGGAGGACGGagggacaaagaggagaagaaggagaaagagtgGAAGTCTCAGAACCAAAACTCTCACAAGGAGGCATGGAGGAAACACCAGGATgagtgggagaggaagaaaggtgAGCGCAGaatggacagagaggagaggaggaaggagaaaccGTGGCACAGCCGGCCTGGTAAGAGCTCCCACAGCCACCACCAACATCACCACCATCAGCCCCGTCAGCCTCATCAGCACAACCAGAACGACTTCTGGAGAGACCAGGAGCAGAAGCTCAGACGCAATGTTCGCCCCCAGCTGGGCTGCAGCTCAATGGAGGACTGCGCCAGCAAGGAGGGGCTCTACCCAGTGGAGCTGCCAGAGtttgaggagctgctggagggcTACCTGAGCAAGCTTGAAGGATCTTCATCTGAGAGCAAGGACAGGATCAGGAAGCTGACTGCAGAGTTCTTCGAGGACGGCGTGTTTATCCACGACAGGGTTCTTTTCAGTGACTTTGCCGAGGACGTGGCTGACATTCTGGAGGACATGGTTGACGTTTTAGAGGCCGGTGGGCCGAAAGATGACGACtccctggaggaggagatggaggaatTTGAACGAGAAGCCCTGTGGAAGTTTGCCGCCACAGCttaaacagacaaagacaaaacacaacactaaGATGCAGCACAAGTGGTGGTTTTAT comes from Scatophagus argus isolate fScaArg1 chromosome 17, fScaArg1.pri, whole genome shotgun sequence and encodes:
- the pbxip1a gene encoding pre-B-cell leukemia transcription factor-interacting protein 1 isoform X2, with the translated sequence MSDNSNSTGSTGSSTNSWTLLSPEEAAVENVGPVDDGTESLGDVPSLSEEVTGAALEFKPSDISIETVLSEEGHQVCQETSPESSEGPIPSSPTRMSPLLPNPLDPPDIDLESQPPVIHDIVTSSPSDNEHLGATPFVTNIDMGAPLDIPASELLATEPEESRSVSPLTEVPTSTKQAPDTPAGIGPILAGESSTFTAASEINIPTETLTATDLPSHVEADISFAPESTELPSQGPENLVTESPIDDSPAPETVGSEEAEEDATVEKEETEPSETVTQNEREEEQEEEEEEGEPSSNFDMGDTSSFDDGLRRRNVPSFEAPRPRTSDEEDEEEEVEFKLAEKKEEKPWFSLNKCIVGALILLFLGSLFLSGFLSDLDDGDFDGSEMSDGEQSRDWLSSDPQDMKALLDKLTQENQQIAQLEAQLQSQKEELDSALKAVAASGDEKGKASLEKENTKLKDELSSLPELKKELEILRARVTELSQLTADQEMPPAASSSATQPSDKDAQSTQKAAGPERRKDTNEGERVKEELQRQKSLLEESRKRLQGMKKDGGDRKRVRDSLEAIQRKLSEQVERWGEKKKRESKWKGNKGKGVERDHWKKEEKKERREEKDWKHSKDGGRRDKEEKKEKEWKSQNQNSHKEAWRKHQDEWERKKGERRMDREERRKEKPWHSRPGKSSHSHHQHHHHQPRQPHQHNQNDFWRDQEQKLRRNVRPQLGCSSMEDCASKEGLYPVELPEFEELLEGYLSKLEGSSSESKDRIRKLTAEFFEDGVFIHDRVLFSDFAEDVADILEDMVDVLEAGGPKDDDSLEEEMEEFEREALWKFAATA
- the pbxip1a gene encoding pre-B-cell leukemia transcription factor-interacting protein 1 isoform X3; the encoded protein is MSDNSNSTGSTGSSTNSWTLLSPEEAAVENVGPVDDGTESLGDVPSLSEEVTGAALEFKPSDISIETVLSEEGHQVCQETSPESSEGPIPSSPTRMSPLLPNPLDPPDIDLESQPPVIHDIVTSSPSDNEHLGATPFVTNIDMGAPLDIPASELLATEPEESRSVSPLTEVPTSTKQAPDTPAGIGPILAGESSTFTAASEINIPTETLTATDLPSHVEADISFAPESTELPSQGPENLVTESPIDDSPAPETVGSEEAEEDATVEKEETEPSETVTQNEREEEQEEEEEEGEPSSNFDMGDTSSFDDGLRRRNVPSFEAPRPRTSDEEDEEEEVEFKLAEKKEEKPWFSLNKCIVGALILLFLGSLFLSGDFDGSEMSDGEQSRDWLSSDPQDMKALLDKLTQENQQIAQLEAQLQSQKEELDSALKAVAASGDEKGKASLEKENTKLKDELSSLPELKKELEILRARVTELSQLTADQEMPPAASSSATQPSDKDAQSTQKAAGPERRKDTNEGERVKEELQRQKSLLEESRKRLQGMKKDGGDRKRVRDSLEAIQRKLSEQVERWGEKKKRESKWKGNKGKGVERDHWKKEEKKERREEKDWKHSKDGGRRDKEEKKEKEWKSQNQNSHKEAWRKHQDEWERKKGERRMDREERRKEKPWHSRPGKSSHSHHQHHHHQPRQPHQHNQNDFWRDQEQKLRRNVRPQLGCSSMEDCASKEGLYPVELPEFEELLEGYLSKLEGSSSESKDRIRKLTAEFFEDGVFIHDRVLFSDFAEDVADILEDMVDVLEAGGPKDDDSLEEEMEEFEREALWKFAATA
- the pbxip1a gene encoding pre-B-cell leukemia transcription factor-interacting protein 1 isoform X1 — its product is MSDNSNSTGSTGSSTNSWTLLSPEEAAVENVGPVDDGTESLGDVPSLSEEVTGAALEFKPSDISIETVLSEEGHQVCQETSPESSEGPIPSSPTRMSPLLPNPLDPPDIDLESQPPVIHDIVTSSPSDNEHLGATPFVTNIDMGAPLDIPASELLATEPEESRSVSPLTEVPTSTKQAPDTPAGIGPILAGESSTFTAASEINIPTETLTATDLPSHVEADISFAPESTELPSQGPENLVTESPIDDSPAPETVGSEEAEEDATVEKEETEPSETVTQNEREEEQEEEEEEGGEPSSNFDMGDTSSFDDGLRRRNVPSFEAPRPRTSDEEDEEEEVEFKLAEKKEEKPWFSLNKCIVGALILLFLGSLFLSGFLSDLDDGDFDGSEMSDGEQSRDWLSSDPQDMKALLDKLTQENQQIAQLEAQLQSQKEELDSALKAVAASGDEKGKASLEKENTKLKDELSSLPELKKELEILRARVTELSQLTADQEMPPAASSSATQPSDKDAQSTQKAAGPERRKDTNEGERVKEELQRQKSLLEESRKRLQGMKKDGGDRKRVRDSLEAIQRKLSEQVERWGEKKKRESKWKGNKGKGVERDHWKKEEKKERREEKDWKHSKDGGRRDKEEKKEKEWKSQNQNSHKEAWRKHQDEWERKKGERRMDREERRKEKPWHSRPGKSSHSHHQHHHHQPRQPHQHNQNDFWRDQEQKLRRNVRPQLGCSSMEDCASKEGLYPVELPEFEELLEGYLSKLEGSSSESKDRIRKLTAEFFEDGVFIHDRVLFSDFAEDVADILEDMVDVLEAGGPKDDDSLEEEMEEFEREALWKFAATA